The DNA region TTCAATAAAAGCTTGTTGAAGAGTAAAAGAAAAAATGAATGCTTGTAGCTTAAGTAAAAACCCTTGATAAGTGACTGCATGTATTGATTTTGGAAAAACACAAGTGATACTACTAAACACAGTTTCGATATAATGCCGAGTATGTTGTTTAATATATTGATTCCAAGGCTGGTCTTGACGCTTGGAGTTCTTTTTCCTCATGACTTTTAAAGAAATGTGACTTGTTTGTTCCAAGTCATCCTCAATCGTGTAGTCGGTGTAAGCTGAATCACCATAAATTTCACTACCAGGTGGTAGATTCAAGGGTAAGGCATTTAAAGCACGTACATCGTTGGCACTACCAGGCATAAACACAAATTCGACAGGAATACCATTTTTGGTTGTTAATAACTGAACTCGAACCCCGTAAAAATATCGTTTTTTCGATGCGATGTAACCTCTATACTGCGCCGACTGTATTATTTTTACATTAAAGATACGGATGTTATCGCAGATGGGCACTGGGAACGAGTCTAAAAGATATTCAGTGGAATCACTAATTTCCTTCAGTGCCATTCCCACTTGATGAAACAAGT from Nostoc commune NIES-4072 includes:
- a CDS encoding IS982 family transposase; this translates as MLNEIISIYAIIDDLLKAIGHNEDCRREMNDAEIITTAITSAMFFNGNHSKACTYMKEHKLISNMLEKSRFNRRLHSVSMLINDLFHQVGMALKEISDSTEYLLDSFPVPICDNIRIFNVKIIQSAQYRGYIASKKRYFYGVRVQLLTTKNGIPVEFVFMPGSANDVRALNALPLNLPPGSEIYGDSAYTDYTIEDDLEQTSHISLKVMRKKNSKRQDQPWNQYIKQHTRHYIETVFSSITCVFPKSIHAVTYQGFLLKLQAFIFSFTLQQAFIE